The genomic window CCCCACCGACCGGCGGGGCCACCGGCCCAggctccccctgcccacccccggcACAAGTGAGTAGCTCGccagcgcgcctggcctcgaaacggggggccgggggaggggagccggggggggggatcttctcctgggaggagagggggcggcCGGGGCTCGGTGGCCGgacgtcccaggttcaagcccggGCATCTCCGGTTTAAAAAAAAGGATCAggaaaagtttcacagtcagagtagttcagcagtggaataggctgcctaaggaggtggtgagctccccctcactggcagtcttcaagcaaaggttggatacacacttttcttggatgctttagggtgctttgggctgatcctgcgttgagcagggggttggactagatggcctgtgtggccccctccaactctgtgattctgtgatcaggTAGGTTTGATCTCATTGGATCTGGGAAGTTAATTAGTTTGGGGCCTGCTTGAATACTTGGAGGGGACCCACCCGGGAAGTCCAGCTCTGgttgtgcagaggagggcaaccccCCCTGATGGGCCCTGGCCTTGTGACCCCTCTGGAGACTTGAAGCCACTTTCCAGCACCACCAGTTGGAGATGTGAACGATCTCAGccagagaccatggagagctgcctCCAGGCAGAGAGAGACTAGTAGCTCACCTTGGTGCAAGCAGCAACATGTCTTGTTTAGGGAAGGAGGGACTATCCTTGtccttcatatctccagttttttatttattccctgtccccctcactggaagccCAGTTGTACCGGCTCTAGGTCAAAATTTGAGTCCCAACAAACTTTCTCAGGTGTAAGCTTTTTGTGAagcaaagctcacttcatcagatactgaTCGAATGAAGGCCTGTCTGTACTGTACCTCTGCATCCCGACTCGCCTTCTGACCCGGGCGTAAGAGCTCATGGATCTGTCCGTCTGTAAATGTCATTGAGTCCTAATCTGGCTGACCCAGGTTAGCCAGTTCTCATCAGATGTTGCAAGCTAAGCAAGGTTAGTTCCTGgaagggagactgccaaggatgtccagggttgctaaggCAGGTATGGAAATAATTCAGTAAAACATCTGAATAAttctcttctttctcctggtCAAGGTGTGACAGATGCAACCCACCTTATGGTCAGTCACAGCCCTGTGGCCATTTGTGACCCACAAGTTGAAGACCAAACCTTTAGGAACTATGTTAGGCTCCCAAGTTGTTCAGGTATGGACTTCAACAGGATAGTAGATAGAAGCATGACGGGGCAATAGTTATGCTAAGATTTTATTCCCTAGTCTATGTACCGCCTTCTCTTTCCCACCACtgcaccctgttgttggccctccagaggaattggctgggcactgagtgagacaggatgctggtctaaaTGGACCCTtgttttgatccagcagggctcttctcatgttctctgaaggccttggcttgtatgccctgttgttggtcctccagaggaaatggttggccactgcgtgagacaggatgctggacttgatggaccatttGATCCAGcaagggctcttctaatgttcatTTCTGGCCATTGGGGCTTTCTTATTTGACAGGTTGAATCTCTGAGTCTGCTTTCTGCTTAATCAGACCATTAGTCTAGCAAAGCCAGAATGGGTCTTGACCACAGCTCCACAGTACCTTGTGGGAGGACTATTGTCTCTCCTGCTAACTGATGCTTTCCACAAGAGatgccagggcttgaacctgggacctcctgcacgcaaaacagatgttctaccactgagccatagcttcTCTGTCAGGTTTATCCATAAAAAGAGAAGCATAGGAAAACGATCCAAGGTTTTTGTGTTCAAcccttctgcctctcccccccccccaattacaagTTACATTTTACACCTTTATACATTTTAGGGAAATACTTCAAACAACTGTGCAAATCTGCTTCACTATGGCCATATCTCCATCATACATATTTCTCCGTTGTCCTGCTAAAATCCATTCAgttcctggtgggggaggggaatccattGCTCGACggttttgtaaaaaaatatatttcatcCCACGGGTCGTAGCAGCAACAGCCATGGCTGCAAACACTTTCCCCAATTATCTTTGGATGCTTTTTGCCTTAAGGTGTTCCAATCTCTATGGTGGTTCAAAATTCAGATTGAAGTGTTATCgttcaagagaaaaaaaaaaatgggtagGGGCGTTTTACGATCTCTCTTGTTCCATATGCGCATCctggttaaaaataaaactttggcAGGGAATCTGAGGTACCCTCTGCATGCCTGGAGGTCTTTCCTATTCCTTTCACTGGAGAGGACAGTTGGGTGCATTTATTATATTGCCGCCCAGTCCGCAGAAGCATATGAGGACGCCGGGATATACAGAAGGACACAATGCAAAGCAGCTCAGGTTCTGGCCGGTATCTCTGTAGCCCAAGGTTCAGAGTGGGATTTTACAGTTATGCAGCTGGGATCGGAACAGGTGATCAATGATGCATTTCTATTTCTTTTCCCCCCTTACAGAGTCTGAGGCGGTGACGGAATGCGCTCTTCAGCTCCGCAAGATCGGGGACAAGCTGAACGTCCGCCAGAGGATTTTGAACCTGATTGCAAAACTCCTCTGCCCAGGAACCCAAGACTGTTTGGAGTAAAAGCAGAAGATGGAAAGAAAACAACGCGTGTTTGGCAAGAGCTGACGTGTGCGTGGTTGGAGTCCTACCGAGACTTCCGTGAGACCCGGGGGGAGACGGAATGCACCTTGCTGATTTGGGCGACCAGTTCCCTGTTGCCAAGGAAGGTCCTGTACTATTGATTTCTTCCAAATGATAATCTGAAAGCTGTCGTGAAGGAAAAGCGGGGAAGAAATCGTTGGGATTTACAGTTTGCCGGTGCTGTCAAACTGTGAAGGGCATTGGGGGGAATCAAGGAGGAATCTGGGAGTGGCCATCTAACCCCGAGATTGGCATTCTGATTTCCGTAGTTCTGGAATTCATCCGTTCAGCTGTTACGCTGTGCTGAAAAAGTGAATGGAATTTCATGCGCAGCGAAGGACTACGGTCTCTTGTAAACTTTGGACTTTGATGTACAGACTAAATCAGTTCCTCGGTTCTTGGCAATTCTCCTCTTCCAGAGTTTAGAGTCCCAGACCTTGTAAACTGGGAATGTTTTCCTTGAAGGGTTCTTTATTTGTCGAAGATGTTATATGTCAGTAGACGAATCCATTAGAAAACAAACGGTAGAACAAAGAAACATGAAGATGAGGCTAGTGCATCTTCAATTGAGATGTCCCAGGATTTGCCCTATGGGTAGGAACTACCTGTGGTTTATTGTTGTTGAAGTTGTAATTAATGACCTTGGAATTGTGAACCAAAGCTAAATGACACTGGTTACCGTTTGAACTCTGCAGTAAGGGCAGCACCGGAAAGCCCTTTGAGTGAAAAGTGAAAGGGTCAGAATTCTTAGCATTACAGAAATAAACAGTGCAACTTAGTCAATTCTTTGTATGTTTAGGGGGTGATGGATTTCCTTACAGTGTTAGGAGCGCTTGAACAGAATAAGCTTGAGAATGGAACAGCCAATTAATAGACAAGttaaactttagaagaaaaatggcgcattttaaaaaagctttataagaaaaaaaaagaactgtcaCATATCTGTAAGATTAACTGTTACGGGGATTTTTTCAGAGGGTCATATGAAAATAGATCTTTGCCCCCATTCTAGAGATCTATGAAAGATCAGTTGTTGACAGGATCTTTTAAAGCTCCAAGGTTACCGTTTATTGCAGGAGTGGGACTGATTCGTTAGGATCGGGTGCTTTAGCTGAAGTGTACGTATGAAGGCTATTTAGTCCAGACGTGTATCACATTTTTGGCATCCAGAATGAACTGCCCAGTCCCTGGATTTAAGTTGACCTGAGACAGACCTCAACAATGATTCTATCATTGTCTTCGTGTGCATTCTGTGAATTAGAAACCGGCTGACAGTTGAATGAAATACATACCAGCCTTAATTAAATCCAATCTAGGCTGGCTGAGAAGAGAGCTGTCTTTAATCTCCTGTTGCCAAACGCAGCGTAACATTGCTTTAATCGTGGCTTGGACACAAAGCAGGCATATTTGCTTTGATTTCCCTCATTTTTGGGCTGCCTGGCTTGCAAgcgtccattttttaaaatcgtTTCCTCTTGGCTCATAAACATTTGTTTGACTATTGAAGTAGCATTTCAAATCTGAAGGTTTAACATTGCTTTCATCCATTGCACAGGCCGTGTTTGCATAGGGCTGGTGCTTTGGTGGAAGCAAACACTTGTGCGTTAATGAAGTGTCATTTCGAGTCCGtggtaaaatatttatttatatttctgtttttttatttacaaaggggttccccccccccactcctttccATTGTTTAATGTCTTGATACTGGTGAACTTCTCCGCTAAACCTGGGTGTTTGTCAGGGGGGGAAACAGTTTACAGAAAGAGCTCACATGTACGCAACGTTTGAGGGCCGCTGTTTTGAGAGAGCTTCATTTCTTTTTGTTCCGTCTTACATTATGAACAGGCGTTGTT from Paroedura picta isolate Pp20150507F chromosome 7, Ppicta_v3.0, whole genome shotgun sequence includes these protein-coding regions:
- the PMAIP1 gene encoding phorbol-12-myristate-13-acetate-induced protein 1 isoform X2, coding for MPGKAPRKPAPPNAAPAGPTDRRGHRPRLPLPTPGTKSEAVTECALQLRKIGDKLNVRQRILNLIAKLLCPGTQDCLE
- the PMAIP1 gene encoding phorbol-12-myristate-13-acetate-induced protein 1 isoform X1, with product MPGKAPRKPAPPNAAPAGPTDRRGHRPRLPLPTPGTSVTDATHLMVSHSPVAICDPQVEDQTFRNYVRLPSCSESEAVTECALQLRKIGDKLNVRQRILNLIAKLLCPGTQDCLE